The Nocardia sp. NBC_00508 nucleotide sequence CCGCCGTCGAGGCGACCAGGTCGTGGATGGTGCCCTGCTCGCCCTGAAAGACCTGAATGATCTCGTAGGACAGTTTGTTCACGTCTTCCGCGGTGAGCGTGCGGAACAGCGGCCGGAACCCGTTGAACAATGTGGTCAGGTTGAGCGCGGGCCGGGTACGGTCCAACCCGAGAGTGGCACCCGCATTCAGCTTGCGACCCTGCTCGCCGGCGCCCTGCTCGAGCGCGATGTAGCGCTGCCCGACCAGGTTTCGGTACCGAATGGTGGCCGTAACGGATGCCGGCAGCCAATTCCGGTCGTGCAGTTCGAATTCCACCTCCGCCTCGCGCCGGTCCACGATCCCGACCGCGGTGACCGTGCCGACCCGCACTCCGGCGATACGCACCTCGTCGCCGGGCGCGAGGGAGGTCACGTCGGTGAACCGAGCTTTGAACACGGTGCCGCCGCCGGAGTAGTTGGCGATCGACAGTGCCAGCATCGTTGTCACGAACACCGTCACCACCACGAATGCGGCCATTTTGACGAGGGGGCCGACCAGGCCACGCCGACGTCCGCTCATCGGACACTCACCTCACTGCCGCGGAAAGCGGGCGCGGCGGCCCTGGTCAGCCAGCCGGGCACGGACTCTGGCGAAACAGCTTCTGCCGCACCGTAGATCGCGCCGAGCGAATCCTGTTCACCGGGTGATCCGGCCAGTGTCGGTGGCTGCGCGGCGGGGAACACCCGTAGCTGCGGCTCCGGCAGATGCCCGCTGGTCTGGTCGCCGGGGTTACGGCTGGGCGGCTGGTAGCCGCCGTCGTTCGGGGGGCCGCTCGGGTACTGGCCCGGGTCGATACCGAGAGGCATCTCGGGCAGGCACCACGGGCCACGGGGGTCGAACCAGCGCGGCTCGTCCTGGTTGGGCAAATACCGGCCGCGGTTGTTGACCAGTTCGATCGTCACCCTGGTACCCGGCATGTCCGTCCCCTTGCCGAAGATTTCATCGATGCGCGGCTTGATCTGGGCGAAGTTCGCCAGCGTGCAGGCATAGGCCGGAGAGTGCTTGGCCAGCAACTCCATCGCAGGGCGCGAGTCGGCGGCCACGTCGATGATGTTGTCGCGGTTGGCGATCAGGAAGTCGGCGAGCCTCGACGAACTCGGTGTCACTGTCGCGTACAGGTTTTCGATCTCGGTGCGCCGGTCGATGACGGTCGCGTTGGTGGTGCGGAAGTTGTTCAGCGCCTCGACCAAATGCGGCGCGGCATCGGCGTAGGTTGCCGCCACCGTGGCGAAGCGTTGCAACCCCTGCTGTAGTTCCGGCATCACCGCGTTGACGTCGCCGAAAATGGTGTCCAGCTTGTCCACAGTCGAACCGAGCGCCTCACCTTGACCCGACAGCGCCTGCGAGAGCGCGCCGAGAACAGCGGCGAGATCTTGCGGTGGAATGGCGTCCAGCAAAGGCATCAGGTCGTCGAGCAGCTTGCCGACCTCGATTGCATTGCCGCTGCGGTCCTGGTGCAGGGTCATGCCCGAGGCCAGCCGCGCCGGGCTGGGATCGGCCGGGATGACCAGTGCCACATACCGTTCCCCGAACAGGGTTTTCGGCAGCAGCCGGGCGGTCGCGTTCGCCGGGATCAGGCCGGCTTTGCCCGGGTCGATCGCCAGGTCCAGTGTTACCTGGCCGCGGTCGCTGCGACTGGACCGCACCTCGCCCACGGGGACTCCGCGCACCTTCACATCCGCGTGGCGGGCCAAGGCGTTTCCTGCGCTGTCAGTGACGAGCGTGACCTGCACGGTTCGGACGAAGTCCTTGTTGTAGATCGCGATGGTGGTCCACAGGAACAGACCGGCCATCGTGAAGAACGCCATACCCGCCATCCGGACACGCGTCTTCCGCATCGTATTCAATGCTCTAGCTCCCTGCTCATCCGGCGATCCGGACGGTGGTTGTCGTGCCCCACAGGGCCAGGCCGAGAAACAGATCCAGCACATTGACCAGCACGATGGCCGCGCGCACCGCCCGGCCGACCGCGACGCCGACCCCGGCCGGCCCGCCCGTGGCGTGGAAGCCGTAGTAGCAATGCACCAGGATGATGACGAACGCGAAGACCAGCACCTTGAGGAAGGAATAGAGGACGTCCTGCGGTGGGAGGAACAGCCCGAAGTAGTGGTCGTAGGACCCGCTGGACTGCCCGTTGAACCAGATGCTGATCAGCCGAGAGGCGACGAAGGTGCCCAGCAGCCCGACGACGTAGAGCGGGATCACCGCGACGAAACCGGCAATCACCCTGGTGGACACCAGAAACGGCACACCGGGTACCGCCATCACTTCGAGCGCGTCGATCTCCTCGGATATTCGCATGGCGCCCAGTTGCGCCGTGAAACCGCAGCCCACCGTCGCCGAAAGCGCCAGCGCCGCAACCAGAGGCGCGATCTCGCGAGTATTGATGTAGCCGGTGAGGAAGCCGGTCAAGGTCGAGCTGCCGAGCGCGTCGAGAGCCTTGAAGCCCTGCAGGCCGACAACCACGCCGACCGAGCCGGACATGAAGACGATGACGCCGATGGTGCCGCCGATCACCGCGAGCGCGCCGCTCCCGAAGGTCACTTCGGCCAGCAGCCGCATGACCTCCTTGCGATAGTGCACGACCGTGCGCGGTATCCAGGCGACGGTGCGCGAGTAGAACACCATCTGCTCGCCCGCGCGATCGATGACATCCAATGGCGCACGGACGATTCCACCGAGTTGGCGGGTCGTCTTGGCAATACGCGGAGGGCGGTACTTCGTCGCCATCGATCACGCCCCCTTGGCGGGAATGATCTGCAGATACACCAGCGTCACAATCAAATTCACGAAGAAGAGAATCATGAAGGTGATGACCACCGACTGATTCACCGCCTCGCCGACACCCTTCGGGCCGCGTCCGGGATGCAGACCCTTGTAGGCGGCGATCACGCCGGCGATGAATCCGAACAGCAGCGCCTTGATTTCCCCGACCCACAGGTCGGGCAGCTGGGCCAGCGCGGAGAACGAGGCCAGGTACGCACCGGGTGTGCCGCCTTGCAGGAGCACATTGTAGAAGTAGCCG carries:
- a CDS encoding ABC transporter permease — protein: MVFYSRTVAWIPRTVVHYRKEVMRLLAEVTFGSGALAVIGGTIGVIVFMSGSVGVVVGLQGFKALDALGSSTLTGFLTGYINTREIAPLVAALALSATVGCGFTAQLGAMRISEEIDALEVMAVPGVPFLVSTRVIAGFVAVIPLYVVGLLGTFVASRLISIWFNGQSSGSYDHYFGLFLPPQDVLYSFLKVLVFAFVIILVHCYYGFHATGGPAGVGVAVGRAVRAAIVLVNVLDLFLGLALWGTTTTVRIAG
- a CDS encoding MCE family protein, with amino-acid sequence MSGRRRGLVGPLVKMAAFVVVTVFVTTMLALSIANYSGGGTVFKARFTDVTSLAPGDEVRIAGVRVGTVTAVGIVDRREAEVEFELHDRNWLPASVTATIRYRNLVGQRYIALEQGAGEQGRKLNAGATLGLDRTRPALNLTTLFNGFRPLFRTLTAEDVNKLSYEIIQVFQGEQGTIHDLVASTAALTNKIADKDVVIGNLVRDLTAVLTTVNDHDDQFDQLIVNTEALVSGLSAERDMVARSVTSMGNLAAATADLLVPVRPTLQGSIAGLSELTATLNERSDELNTALASLPVKLEKLGRVGSYGGWFQFYLCGLDIQLGTGAKDAPQLNLPTMPTINQPLYTNTATRCHGKAR
- a CDS encoding MCE family protein, whose amino-acid sequence is MRKTRVRMAGMAFFTMAGLFLWTTIAIYNKDFVRTVQVTLVTDSAGNALARHADVKVRGVPVGEVRSSRSDRGQVTLDLAIDPGKAGLIPANATARLLPKTLFGERYVALVIPADPSPARLASGMTLHQDRSGNAIEVGKLLDDLMPLLDAIPPQDLAAVLGALSQALSGQGEALGSTVDKLDTIFGDVNAVMPELQQGLQRFATVAATYADAAPHLVEALNNFRTTNATVIDRRTEIENLYATVTPSSSRLADFLIANRDNIIDVAADSRPAMELLAKHSPAYACTLANFAQIKPRIDEIFGKGTDMPGTRVTIELVNNRGRYLPNQDEPRWFDPRGPWCLPEMPLGIDPGQYPSGPPNDGGYQPPSRNPGDQTSGHLPEPQLRVFPAAQPPTLAGSPGEQDSLGAIYGAAEAVSPESVPGWLTRAAAPAFRGSEVSVR